The genomic interval CCGGCTCTAAGATGCTGCTTTGTTTGTCTCCGCAGGAGGACCCAGGTGTGGTGTGCGGTGCCCTCGGCCTGTGTGTGTCCCAGGAGGAGGCTCTTGCTCAGCTTGTGTCCAATGAGATTCCTCAGGTGGATCTGACCCAGAGGGTCAACCCCTTGCTGCTTAATGTCCCTCAGCTCCTCTACCCCCAGGAGACTGCCAAGAAAGTGGAGGAGACCCCCAAACAGGTGTGGTCACTTCCATTCATCCTGTATTAAAACAAGGGCCTTGTCGTGTGTTGTCGCTTTGGATTAACTAGCCACGgcctgtttctctgcagacaAGTGATGTTGTGTGTGACGACTGTGTGAAGTTCGTCACTGATGCTCAGGCGGAGGCCAAGAAGAACGTCACCTTTGTCAACTCTCTGATTGCGCAGATCGAGGCCCAGTGTGACCTGCTGGGGTCTGGCCTTGCCGAAATGGTAAGAATAATCACTGTAAGCATAGATAGCATAAAAACTCTGCAGCCTAAACATGAGCCATAAAGCACGCATAGTTTAAAAAGCACCCTATACTTCTAaattcttgttttgtttgtttttatttagagaaaaaaaatgaagagtgGGGTAATATTGTATCTAGAATAGCAGAACATTCTAgaagcaaagaaacatttaagcaaaaaaaaaaacaaacacattttttataaaagaaaaataacttgGACAGTTGCCTTTTGTTGGTTAAGGCTTCTATTCATACACACTACTAGTCGTGTGTTAGAGAGGTAGTGTGCTGAAGTTGGCAGTGTTCTTGGCCTGCCAGGACTGGAGCTTGCCATGTGAGCTAGACTTAGTTCCCCAAAGACTAAGCAGAATTTAAGGACACACatcatgaactttttttttttttttactgcagatGGAAAAATATGTATAGGTTGTGCACAAACGTAGTCATTAATTTTTATTACTATATTCCAActtctatgttttatttaaattttttttttactgtgacttttttaaaaatgtatgtaaatgagctctgttctgattgtctGCCATTCAGAAATCAGTCTGGGCTAAAAGTCAACATAccaaaataaattaattcaagTTAACTTTAGTTTGAATATACAGTCTGAATGGCCTGGGGAGGGAATGGTGTTAGTGTTCATATACTATGTCAAACTCTTAAAGTAAGGACAATTTGGTTAAAGCCcctttaaaacaattaaaacccTGTAACCCAGGACTACTTTGTATACCCCACATGGCTCCACTAGCCCatattttcttttgatttaGGAGTGTTTTGAATTATAGTACATAGTTACAGCAGTTACTATATCTTCACTGTTCTGTTTTCCACAGTGTAAGCAGTATATTAGCCAGTATGCACCTCTCATTCTTCAGCAGCTCATGTCTATGGTAAGTACCTTTTGACTTGTGGTGTTTGCAGATTCACACACTTGAGTGTGAATATCCATATCTTCATTGTGTAATGGTTCATTTTGGTCCAGATGGTATATTTGAGCTGTGACAAATGTTTCAAATATAGAGCTTGGCTTGACCCCTGAGCCAAACtggctttgtttttctttcctccaGTAAGCCCATGTCCAGTCTTATGGCCACTTTGCCTGTCTGCTGATTCCATGCACTTTTCTAATCACTTGtattctcttttattttattccttcTCCCCcactcatcactctctctctctgtcttatctCTTTCATTTTACTTTGGTCTACAGGAGCAGGTAGGTCTCTTGTGTTGATCTGCTAGTCTCACCCttagttcttttgttttgtatgtGGAGCTACTTGCCTGTGCTATGTCTAATTTTGATGACCGTTGCTAACCTGTGCTGTTGTGTAGAGTAGTTACTCACACTATATTCACTGTTACTCACACACGTTTTGGATtggtatgtttttgtttgattaactgaccattttattatttatattgttcATACATATTTTGCCACTGGCCGCCTAAAAGATATCCTTTCAGTCCACAGAATAATCCTTCAGCTCTGTCATTTACTCATCTTGTAGTTCTATTTGGCTTTCTCCCCTGCTACTATTAAATCAATTGATCATTGAACACATGATCTAGAATGTCTAATGGGAGCCCAACTCAAGTTCTGGTAGCCCTCAGCAttgtcatttaattttattagtatttagaCTTTTCATAGTTTATTTCTAAATGTCTATCTGAAATGAGGAGGCAATGAAATATACGATCGCTGTAAATATGAGAGGCAGTGCTGTTTTGTTTCTTGATCTAGTGCCGGGTAATATTGCTTATACTTGTATAGCAGCGAGCCCAATCCCAGTTCACCCCTTAGCCTTCCATTTTGCACATCCACGGCTAGGGGTGGTGTCCCGATATTTTGTTGAAATATACGGGCAGGGCGAAGTGTTGGacacatggccctccaaacggaggtttttcaaaGTGTTatgagcaaaaagaaaaaaccaGCTAGACAACTGCGCGAGCGACCGGAGAAAcctacaaatattaattttctctgtttaaaaaaatgacattaaccattgttatcttagtttaatattGTTTCAATTAATtatagtagttttttttttttttttttttttttttttttttttccccataacaAGCTTAAAAATAGTTAATAGTATGCTAATATCTCAGTAGTTCactagctaactttcctgttccaccttaaatagtccagcagtactgaCACTTGAagaaaaattagaacaagagTCTGGTAACcgatcaccaaagaattagcgttgtgcaatttaataaataattcttatagcccctctttgaaggcccagcagtgaggttgctgaacttttccctctTCTACAATCACTGAAGACGGGCCAGGTCGCCTGCAGAGAACCGCTAATAGCCTGTTAATGtagtacttatttatttaaaaaaaaaaaaaaaaaaaaaaaaaaaaaattgagggttgtcccatttcataggggatGATTTAAActactaccccttgtaactcagttccaaggggtaggggtaaaaagaagaaatgggattgggccttgtgACAGCCATgattacatgcagcctgataatccgttaataatctgactaatagctcaatcggaatagaattcGTACATGTAAAcggctcaattggaatagactaATCTGGTTGAGGCCaatcggaatacagtttctatctgattgaacgaggtgggtaaacctctaagtaatccattaaatagaagaataatagtcgtgtaaacgcctgaatccgattacactccaatcggaaggtgtaagaacgttctgcgcatgcgcggcgaaaggtttataacattcaacatggcagagcagaaactggtctgcagaggagatgaagtttatgctcCAAGCTTTGAAAGACGGTGGTGGGACGGATGTCcatcttatgtgtctcagagcatgacctcttcctttataagtgcatgtgaaggacgtttttgagtctgacatcagtttaaagctattaaaagactggacctcacgtgatgttcgccgtcatggtaacgttcactctaAGCGCTGCTCCATGCATATGtatcattttgcatcggattacttgtggGCGTTTAAACGAAGATTTGtcattgttgaatagagtgagcatataaacacctggATCctaatctgtaatccgattgtattcagTCGGCTTGGCAAAAaactttgcatgtaaacatagctaTTGACTAGCTTATCAATATAAGTTTCTAGGCTGGAGAGTCTGATCTTATCTGCAAAAGGTCTTTGTTTTCATTACACTCAAGCCAGAAGTACAGCCGAATTTATACCGTTAAAATATTATGGTCAGTTTGGTTTAAGTAGAGAAAGCATCTAATTGCAAACCTGTGACTCCTGAGGACTGGAGTTGGGCTCTTTTTTGTATTACTTGAATCTCATTGTCTCCCTCCATACAACATTCATTAAAACTGGCTGAAGTATGTTTGCATGACTGGTGCTGTTTGGCGGTTGCATGCCTGGCTGTAGTAAAGACTGGTCGTGTGCTGCGGCCCTCACTGGGCACAAGCTGTAGCTGCACCTGGGTGCTTGGTGGAGTCAGATGAGCATTGCAAGACCTGTTACAAAAGACTCAAATGGATGCATCAAGACCGGTTAGGTCCTGGTTATCCAAACCCAGGGATGTACAAGGCTCGACAAGGTTCTCATGCATCAGGATAAATGAATCTGTATGAATACGAAGAGATCAGTCACGTGTGCAAGTACTTTGTGAAGAATATCCTTTCAGATAACTTGTCAAGTCCTAGTATTCATTGTAGTTATTATAGCCAGTAAGTGGCTTTGTGAACTAATATTTGCCACTGCCCAAGCAATTATTCATACTGCAAGTTCTATTGTTTGTATGGCATTTGTAGTTTATTGGGTAATTCAGCACTATAGAATGAATCCATATATCTTTAGCTTATATTCCTCTTTAGGATTAACTGTTGAAATTAACACGCATTTTATTGCATAAAATTGGTGGCatcagtcatatgcaaaatcctgctggtgtgggttcatgctTAGGTTGTCTCTCTTGGGGTtgtggtgggttttttttatgttaatgcTATTTACATGCTAATCTGAATTTTTGTAGAGAAAATAAACTCCACAATGTAGCAAAATGAACATTCACTTTTACATGTTACTTTTTGAAGTATCACTTTCACTTCTATGGTGCTTCAACACGTGCAACTATGCTAGCACCAGTactacatgctcacaatttGCATTCAGCCCTGAAACCCTCTTAACATGCTTGTTTTTGCAAAAAGGTGTATCACTTTCATTTACAATGCTCACTCTCCAGTGTGTTGAAGTTTGTCAGGCTGCAGAGGTTTGGGCATACTGGGCCCTGGACTTCAAATACTGCATGTGTGAAAACCCTTTTTCATTGGCCCATATTTGGTGGTCATCCTTACCATCAAGTCTTATATATACACTCTCACCTCCCTGCAGCAACCCAAAGATATCTGCTGCCGTGCTGGCTTCTGTGACTCCAGCCCCAAGTCTGTGCCCATGCAGACTCTGGTAGCTGCAAAAACCATTCGTGCTATGAAAACCTTCCCTGCTGCCAAAGTGGTAGAGGCTGCCTCCATCAAGCCTGCCAAGGTAAAGCTGCCCACTCAATCCTTTACTTCAGTTGAGACCACACCAGttgatgtgttttgttgtttaacCTGCCCAAGTATTTAAAAACTAGCCATTTATAAAGTACAGTACATCTTGCTGAGTGGTTGTTTGTGTCTATGGCCCTGCAGAAGATGGTGCGTGCACGTGAATCCCCTCAGTGTGCCATCTGTGAGTTTGTGATGAAGGAGCTGGAGGACATGATCCAGGACCATACCACTGAGGTATAACAGACTGCTCTGTGATGTGTGGTAAAAACTTCCTgatttagtgttattgttaaCTTAGAATGCTTGTTTcagggtattttttttttacagctgagAACATCAAGTTCTGAAGACTTGATGCTACCTTACATTGCTTTTGAGTTAAAACTGATTTGTCAAGAGACCTTGACCCGTTTGCCAGTTTATGGTGCTGACCCTTTACTGTGGTTTTGTAGGAGGAAGTGGTGCAGGCTGTGGAAAAAGTGTGCAACATTCTTCCCTCCACACTTACTGCTCAGTGCAAGGACCTGATTGAGACCTATGGCCAAGCAATTATCGAGCTGCTGGTGCAGGAGGCTGATCCAAAGACCATCTGCAGTGTGCTGGGCCTGTGTGCGGGAGCCAACCGCGCTTTCATCCGTGAGTGTGTTTCAGTAAACGTTTTTATCAAACCTAATGGTGCTTTTCCTCTGTGCAGTGTGAAATACCACAGTTACAAACCTCTGCATGGACCTAGCTGTGCCCTGATTAAGTCAGTTTGTACTAAAAAATGTGAATGTATTGAACAGCAAAGGTGAATGTATTTTGGGTGATCTGTGCTGCAGTTTTGAGGTAAATAATTGAGTTTAACTTGACTCACATCAGTGCTGCAGACCTCAGTTTATTTTCTTGGGCCTTCTGCCCTTTTTTATTTGCGTTGCCATAATCTTAGTTGTTCTTCCTCAGCTATGCTGGAGAAAGCAAAGTTTGAGGCTGGTGGGTTCTGTGATGTGTGCAAGATGGCTGTGCGCTACGTGGATGGCATCCTGGAGCAGAACGCCACTGAAGCAGAGATTGAGGAGGCAGTCAAGAAAGTCTGCAACTTCCTGCCTGACGAATTCAAGACTCAGGTGGGTCAAGCTTTGAGTTATTTAAGCTTgcttaagggggggggggggggggggggggtttgagCTGTAGAAGCCCAGCTACAGAGGGAGTAATGCCAAAGCACACATGCCTGaacttttgcatgtgtgtttttaatgtacaGTAGTCTGCACATTTATTTTCTGCACAGTGTCTTCTAGGTAACATTTAAGggccagtcccatttcttatttttatctcCAACAAACTGTCataacctcagtttggagggccatgtagccccaacacttctcCCTAAAGCTCTGTCTCAACAAAAGTCAGGACGCCCTACCCCAGGCATGAATGTGCTAAACAGAGGAggaagggctaagtggtagggcaAGGGGTGATGGGTTTGGCCTAAGATGCCTTTTTAAATATACCTTTCAGTTATTTTGGCTGGTTTATTCAAATTTTGCATTTCCCTGTGGACCACATTGTAAATTGTTGCACCACCTCACAGCCACCTTACATTTTGGTATATGGTGAAGAACCCAACTTCGTGGACAGCATCGCTGATTGTGTTCTCTTTACAGTGTGATCAGCTTGTTGAGCAGTACGAGCCTTTGCTGATCCAGCTGCTGCTCCAGACACTCGACCCTGACTTTGTCTGCATGGTAAGATCTAAAGACTaaatggaacctttttaaggcaCGGAATGAATTGAAACCCATAAGCTAATAGCAGGCCTTTTCTACATCCTTCACCGTTAAGGGTATGAAATGAAGGAATTGTGTGACTGTTCTGTGATATCTGGTTCTGCAGAAGCTGGGTGCGTGTCCTGAGGTAGTGCAGCAGCTGCTGGGTATGGAGCAGTGCAGCTGGGGGCCCGCCTTCTGGTGCAAGAACATGGAGACCGCAACCCGCTGTAATGTGAGTACTGCACTACAATTCTGAGTGCTTTCTGAAATTATTCATATTCAGATGTCTTACCAAAATGCATGCTCTGGTCAAGCAAATTTGCTCTTACTAAtttcatcagtttttttttttttttttttttttttttttttttttttttttttttttttttttttttgctttgtagcTCTTAGGCTAATGAAGAAAGAAGTAGGGTTGCACTAATATCCAGTATCTTTCATGtacaaatcagattttaatGCCAGTACATTACATGTAGGAGTGATGTCAGACACTTGTAAAATGTATAAAGTTGaacaaaatccactgaaatgaacaATTAAAGACCTTTTGTGTAGAGGGTTACAAAACGgtaaagtgaataaaatgcagactgGTTTAGCACAGCAGCCATGCATCTCCTAAACCAGGGGTGTCCCACTCGACCACTAAAGGGACCATatttaaaaagtcttaaatgttttttgtttcattttttattaatgtagTATAACCTGAACTGGctgttgtttattcaaaataaaatgtaggaACTTATTGTAGACCCTGaaatttaaatgtccccaggagctcagtcttttaaacctacctatttaCTTGAATTAGACACCTGACATCCTTTCTCTGCTGCAAATGTATTTGTACTTGGGACTCATTGgttaaactgcagctgaaatgcacctagtgtgtttggtgatatgactagTGTGAAATTGTGTAGAACtgtgtaactgctgtcccatagattgttgtttgGAGAGTTGGAGCACACATTGCAttgtagtgcatgctggggactgtaatGCAGCACTTTTAATTTTCTGAAGCCCATTACAACACGTTTGTGGATAGGATCGGGCCTCGTTTGACACATGGGTCCTAAACATGAGCTCTTTCAGAGTATGTcctcaaaaaacatttaatagcTAATCTGCAGGTACGAACAAttctgatgatgatgacaaaCTAGTAATGGATTATTGCGCTCCACCAATTATGCATACTGCTGGTCTAAGGCACTTGCTTTACAATTTGTCGCAATTAAATTAGAAAATGGACATGTATAGACTGCACAGCTGTAAACACTAGCAGTGGTGTAGTATCAGCCTCTTCAGTGCAAAGCTAATGAACCACATCCCTGACACtaaacatgtcctggctgattAACTGTATGTTGAATAAGGGAGGGAACTGGATACAATCGCCAGACTCTTCCTCTAAATACATTTGACcatattttgttcttttaaagtaaaatgttgTTTAGAATGCATTACATGAGTGTCTTCATGTCTTTCAGGCGGTGTCTCACTGCAGACGTCACGTTTGGAGTTAGAGGACCCGAGTGGCCAAACTGACCAGAGGATCTAAAGGAGAATTTCTGTAGTGCTGCTTTccctgttttaaaacaaatcagCCCTTCCCTgttactttttcctttttaaaagaTGATGCAGGTTTAAAATGAAGTGCTGCCAAAACTAATTGAACGAGTGGTTTCAGGGCACTATGGAAGAGAGGTGTGTAATTATTATGGAAGAGGCGGGGGGTTTGGTGGGAGGGGTCTGACTGACAAGAAGCTGTGTCTAAACTGGAACTAAGCCTAGCTTCAACTGCTGATTTCATTTGTTCTAGAACAGTGGGtgtttttttggtatttttattttgtttttttgtttttttttttccctgagttTTAGGTTGTATCTTGTGGAAATAAACTTGTGTACATGTAAATGGGTGCTGGGGTAGGAGGAGTTTGTGCCTTGATGGAACAGAGGGGTCTCAGACCCCCCAGACTGAATGAAAAGTCACAATTTTAAGTTGTGTTAAATCTCTGCCCCTGCACTGTAGGCCAGTGAACTGAATTTAGAACTTGTTTTGAGTAAAATTCGAGTCCTACACTGATTCTCATCATATTATTTACATCTGTTTAATTGAAAGCAAGAGAAGTTTGTGTGACCTGTCATGTTAATCAAACCCACTTTGTCTTTACTGATTGGCCCTCATTGCTTCTTGATTGAAATGTTTGTCTGCCAAACAGTCATGAGCTTCTCAGTCTGCTTCATTGTTAATGCTGAACCATTTCTTGGAATCTAAAATTTTATGGAAATTAAATTGACCTATATCAattttaaaatgccattttaGTAAAGATGTACAATAAAACAAGTACCAGTTTTTGATTGTTTGGGTGTattaatgcagtgttttttttttattttttttttatttatatatatatatatatatatatatatatatatatatatatatatatatatatatatatatatatatatatatatatatatatatatatatatatatatatatataatttttttttttttttttttttttatatataatgcagaggtggacagtaaataagtaaatgtaattcgttagttttttcatgtatctgtactttaagtttttccattttgggcgactttttactttcactccactacatttcaaagtcaaatatctgactttttactccactacatttagagaaatctgtcgttccttttggtttctttgtgtataaaaacataacatgtcaaaacaaaagaagtgcaagaACACATcaggcacagcggtcactttgttctgagcttgttttgacctgttggtcataccgacccagtgcagcacacggttcaacatcagtgcagcagcataaaacttCGGGAGCACATACGTCGACCTAAATgaggaactaacctaactttgtgtaaatagaccacaatatagaaacatGTACACATATGTAGTCGTGACTGAAgcatcttttttctgaatttatacaaacactttaattttatagtaaattagtttcggttagtttgtttatgaacagagacctacagataaACATAGTGAAGGAAACTCATATGTGATCCTGAGTtcaaagccagtttttattcaacttgtatctaatttacaaagtaatcttaaactgaaactttgcttgtctgtaaaaagtgatttcagagccactcggttctccctgatggaaactgtttaccttcagtgttttgtgcttatgatcattttaatagacgtcagcgtcactaattaatgacattctattaaaagactggtttaccaagagagacgctggagggttttcacctaaaatgagttcatgaagcgagtcttgttataaaaatgacaacaggacatcagagccataattaatcttttagtagtttttttcattacttaagtacatttgaagcctaatacttttgtacttttactcaagttgaggtctagagtaaggacttctacttttactggagtaatattttgcCTTGGGGGtgtctactttaactcaagtacatgatttgagtacttcatccacctctgataaaatgtgtttgtgtatatatagatataatataatatatatatatatatatatatgtgtgtgtgtgtgtgaatatacactgctcaaaaaaaataaagggaacactcaaataacacatcctagatctgaatgaatgaaatattctcattgaatactttgttctgtacaaagttgaatgtgctgacaacaaaatcacacaaaaatcatcaatggaaatcaaatttattcaccaatggaggcctggatttggagtcacacacaaaattaaagtggaaaaacacactacaggctgatccaactttgatgtgatgtccttaaaacaagtcaaaatgaggctcagtattgtgtgtggcctccacgtgcctgtatgacctccctacaacacctgggcatgctcctgatgtggcggatggtctcctgagggatctcctcccagacctggactaaagcatccgccaactcctggccagtctgtggtgcaacgtggcgttggtggatggaacgagtcatgatgtcccagatgtgctcaatcagattcaggtctggggaacgggcgagccagtccatagcttcaatgccttcatcttgcaggaactgctgacacactccagccacatgaggtctagcattgtcctgcattaggaggaacccagggccaaccgcaccagcatatggtctcacaaggggtctgaggatctcatctcggtacctaatggcagtcaggctacctctggcgagcacatggagggctgtgcggccctccaaagaaatgccaccccacaccattactgacccactgccaaaccggtcatgctgaaggatgttgcaggcagcagattgctctccacagcgtctccagactctgtcacgtctgtcacatgtgctcagtgtgaacctgctttcatctgtgaagagcacagggcggcagtggtgaatttgccaatcctggtgttctctggcaaatgccaagtgtcctgcatggtgttgggctgtgagcacaacccccatctgtggacatcgggccctcataccatcctcatggagtcggtttatAACCGTTGCCaataattgccaataatttccacgtgttgtcttttccatttgcacaacagctgtgaaattgattggaatcagtgttgcttcctaagtggacagtttgatttcacagaagtttgatttacctggagttatattgtgttgtttaagtgttccctttatttttttgagcagtgtatatatatatatatatatatatatatatatatatatatacatacacaaatacatacattatatatatatatatacatatatatgtatatatacacacattttatattacatgtatgtatgtgtgtatacacacacacatacatacatatatatatatatatatatatacacacacacacattttatattatatgtacatacatattcatatatacagacattttttatatatatatatgtgtgtgtatatgtatgtatatataatgtgtgtatacatatacatatatatatatatatatatatatatatatatatagcccaGCCACCCCTTGTTCCATCCTCTGCTATCTGGAAAGAGGTACTTGAACATCTGAGCAAGAAGCACCAGGTTCAAGAACATTTTTTATCCCGgagctgtcaaactggtcacaccCGCATCGACCTGTgcttaacaacaacaatacagTTCGTTACTGATCAGCCTGAcaacccagcacactacacactgagctccaccagctgaGAGGACTGCAGGCTGTACACTTCATCTCTGGCTAaccttatttctagtatatttatatatttatactgtaactgtttatttaagatgttacctgaacattatgctgttactctgtacctgcactgtacactttatatacagatcactgtttacatctcttttttttttaccaatagtacttctgcatttactgtactgtgctgGAATTCAccatgcacatttctgtctaaatacctgatacacttgaatatatAAAAGTAATCGGACGCCGCCTACACATCACACCTGAGCTTTTAGAACATCCCATTTTAAATccaggcattaatatggagttggtccccccttTTCAGCCataatagcttcaactcttttgggaaggctttccacaaagcttaggagtgtgtttatgggaatttttgaccgttcttctagaagcgcatttgtgaggtcagacactgatgttggacgagaaggcctggctcacagtctccactctaattcatcccaaaggtgttctatcgggttgaggtcaggactcaacaggccagtcaagttcttccacaccaaactcactcattcatgtctttatagaccttgctttgtgcactggtgtgctggaacaggaaggggtcatccccaaactctttccacaaagttgggagcatgaaattgtccaaaatctcttggtttgctgaagcattaagagttcccaAACCCAGAGTTGTCCATGGgactgccagatggagaagcacgattcatcactccagagaacacgtctccactgctttagagCCCAGTGGTGGCTTTACACCACAGCATTGGaccctttgcattgtgcttggtgatgtaaggcttggtgcacaggtggcatccgatcacggtactacgctggaattcactgagctcctgagagcaacccat from Pygocentrus nattereri isolate fPygNat1 chromosome 5, fPygNat1.pri, whole genome shotgun sequence carries:
- the LOC108425424 gene encoding prosaposin isoform X2 is translated as MMLLTLLFVSTAVATPLLGTEQCARGPPYWCKNVKTASLCGAVSHCQQNVWNQPQMKSVPCDLCKEVLVVVEQLLKDNSTEAEILGYMEKACQLIPDESLAAECKEMVDNYYPILMGIIKGELEDPGVVCGALGLCVSQEEALAQLVSNEIPQVDLTQRVNPLLLNVPQLLYPQETAKKVEETPKQTSDVVCDDCVKFVTDAQAEAKKNVTFVNSLIAQIEAQCDLLGSGLAEMCKQYISQYAPLILQQLMSMQPKDICCRAGFCDSSPKSVPMQTLVAAKTIRAMKTFPAAKVVEAASIKPAKKMVRARESPQCAICEFVMKELEDMIQDHTTEEEVVQAVEKVCNILPSTLTAQCKDLIETYGQAIIELLVQEADPKTICSVLGLCAGANRAFIPMLEKAKFEAGGFCDVCKMAVRYVDGILEQNATEAEIEEAVKKVCNFLPDEFKTQCDQLVEQYEPLLIQLLLQTLDPDFVCMKLGACPEVVQQLLGMEQCSWGPAFWCKNMETATRCNAVSHCRRHVWS
- the LOC108425424 gene encoding prosaposin isoform X1, with product MMLLTLLFVSTAVATPLLGTEQCARGPPYWCKNVKTASLCGAVSHCQQNVWNQPQMKSVPCDLCKEVLVVVEQLLKDNSTEAEILGYMEKACQLIPDESLAAECKEMVDNYYPILMGIIKGELEDPGVVCGALGLCVSQEEALAQLVSNEIPQVDLTQRVNPLLLNVPQLLYPQETAKKVEETPKQTSDVVCDDCVKFVTDAQAEAKKNVTFVNSLIAQIEAQCDLLGSGLAEMCKQYISQYAPLILQQLMSMEQQPKDICCRAGFCDSSPKSVPMQTLVAAKTIRAMKTFPAAKVVEAASIKPAKKMVRARESPQCAICEFVMKELEDMIQDHTTEEEVVQAVEKVCNILPSTLTAQCKDLIETYGQAIIELLVQEADPKTICSVLGLCAGANRAFIPMLEKAKFEAGGFCDVCKMAVRYVDGILEQNATEAEIEEAVKKVCNFLPDEFKTQCDQLVEQYEPLLIQLLLQTLDPDFVCMKLGACPEVVQQLLGMEQCSWGPAFWCKNMETATRCNAVSHCRRHVWS